The Candidatus Poribacteria bacterium sequence TTCGTCCACCGCTTCCGCCATGATCGGTACATACTCGGCGTTATTTATAGCGGACGATGGATGGATGCCAATGGCAATATCATGCCGTTCGCAGAGGTCTCGCACTCCCCGAACACGCGCGGCGTCGAATGAGGTAATGTCATTCGGGGGTAGGTCTGCTTGAAAATCAATGTACCGAAAACCATTTTCGGATGCCCAGCGAATCAAGTCCTCAATCGGTTGACCTGAAACATCAAAGCCGAAACGATTCATCGTGTATATCCTCCTCTACAGTATTAGGGCGTAGGTTGCTATTTGTTGTTCCGGTGCCCGTCTGAATGTGCAACGTAAAACGTGATGCGTAAAACGTGAAAACTGCTAGTTCATTGATTCATTAATGAACTAGTAGCAAGGAACAGCGATCGTTGTTCCCTACGGCTTCTGTTGCACCATTTCTTAACATGAGCCAAAAAGCGTTATTTCCCTCATGTCTACTAGGTTTCAATCCGATATCGCTCAATCGCTTCCTCATCAAGTTCTATTCCCAATCCCGGACCGTGTACAGCGCGTCTCCTTTGACCAGCTTGTTCAAAGGAGACCAAGCCTCCTCAGGGCGGATTGGCGGGGTTGTATAGACTAACTCTTGCATCCGGCATGTGCGGATGGTCGCAGCAACTTGCAGTGAATAGATTAGATCCATGCCGTGTGAGCCGTGAAAGATACATTCCATGCCGAACAACTCAGACATACTTGCCACCTTTTTTAGTGTGGTAATCAGATTGGCACAATGGGGTTGCACAATATCAAAGGCTTCGCCCTGAACATACCCGCGATACACTTCTTCTGGTTGATGCTCTCCACCGGTGATGGCGATATCCGTTTCTGCTCGCAGCCGCGCGTGGAGGTGTATGTCGCCGCGAGTGAACGGTTCTTCCAACCAAGTGGTATCAACTTCTTCCAATGCTCTGGCCGCACGAAGGGCGGTATCGTAATCCCAAGTGGAACCTGAGTATTGCCCTGTTCTGTCTACCATCACTTCCATTTTATCGGGTCCGCCAATCCGTTCACGGATTAACCGGATTGCTTCGACATCCTCCATCAGATCCGGTCGGAAGATGCGAATTTTGACAGCTTTCCACCCCTGTTCTGAATATCGTAATACATCTTCAGCCTGTTGTTGTGGCGTTACGTCGGTCTGATCCGCTGCCCCGGGCCACACACAGGTGAGGTATAGAGGAATCTCATCGCGATAGGAGCCCATTAGCTTGTGCAGGGGGAGACCTGCGGCTTTACCTACGATGTCCCACAACGCATTTTCTGCGCCAAACCACTTATTCAAACCGGCTTCGAGGTGTTGTTCAATCTGAAACGGATCCTCGCCCACCAAGAGCTGGCTGACAGCATCGACATCCACCGCCTCGAATCCGTAACCTATGATCCCTTCATCGGTATGGATTCGCGTAATCGCCGAAGAATTGTAGTATCTCTTCTGCCGTTCCTCCTCAGATATCGGGACTGCAACACGAAAGCTTTCAACAGAAGTGATTTTCATAACGTATCTCTCCTCATAGCAAATCAATCAGAATTCTGCTACATCTGATACCGCAAGTTTCCACCCATCGCTCTGCTAGGGCAAATAATGAAAGCGAGAACCAAGATAAAACTCTGTTATACACATCGCGCTCCTCTGGAGCGCAGGGATTGAATATATCGCCCTACTATAGACATATTGCTCCTCTGGAGCAAAAGGCAGACCTCTTCAGATTTAACAGCAAACCGATGGAGGCTCGATAGCTAGGGCGTGTTGACATTTTACTGTCATGAATTTGGAAAACATTATAATGATCGGACAATCTGTATAAGCAGCATGTCGATTTTGGAAAATCGACCTACAATAGGGCTTGGATATGTCTATCCAAGCCGAGCGGATTTGACAAATAGCAACTTGGACTCTAATAATCTGCGACTGAGCCATCCTTCAATCGACTGTCGGGCCAAGTGAACCTACGCTCCGCGTCTTTTCCGGTCTCAATTACCGACGCCTCATCAACCTCAACGCCCAAACCGGGACCTTCTGGCAGCGACACGTAGCCTTCCGCTCTCTGGCAAGACACCCTTGTAGCCCTCGTGAATCAAGAAAAATGGGACGGCCGCTGCCACATGTAGGCTGGCGGTCAAGCCGAGATGGGACATTGTGCAGTGCGGTGCAATCGGGACGTGATGGGATTCTGCGAGGGCTGCGACCTTCTTCATCTGACTGATGCCGCCGCCGTGCCCGCAGTCCGGCTGAAGGATGTCAATCACCTGCGCTTCGAGGATTTCACGCACCTCCCAGATAGTCCGATCGCGTTCTCCTGTTGCGAGGGGAACGGGGACCGATTCGCGGATCTTACGCATCACTTCAATGTTGCCGGGCACCCACGCTTCTTCCAAGAAGAGCAGGTCATCGGCTTTTAGATAGCTTGCAAATTGTTTGACGATAGGGGGTGGCAGACAACTATGGGCATCGAACATCACAGCGCCATCGGGTCCAACCTGTTCACGCGCGTCTCGTACTTTCTGAACCAGATCTTCGATCTCCGCAGGCGTCCCAGCGAACGGTTTGGAACCCCCGGGACCTGTTTTAATTGCTTTGGGACTTGGGTACATCCAGACTTTGTCGCGGCAGGGACCACCGAGTAAGCGGTAGACGGGAACATTCCAAAGTTTGCCGGCGATGTCCCACAACGCCATATCAATTGCGGAGATGGTATGCACCATCAATCCGCC is a genomic window containing:
- a CDS encoding mandelate racemase/muconate lactonizing enzyme family protein produces the protein MSDQPKIEDSGSQIRITALHAFPMGVKAYVKIETNMGVTGWGEINNMENNVTCRLAESLSELIIGENPTRIEHHWQRLFRAHRNIRGGGLMVHTISAIDMALWDIAGKLWNVPVYRLLGGPCRDKVWMYPSPKAIKTGPGGSKPFAGTPAEIEDLVQKVRDAREQVGPDGAVMFDAHSCLPPPIVKQFASYLKADDLLFLEEAWVPGNIEVMRKIRESVPVPLATGERDRTIWEVREILEAQVIDILQPDCGHGGGISQMKKVAALAESHHVPIAPHCTMSHLGLTASLHVAAAVPFFLIHEGYKGVLPESGRLRVAARRSRFGR
- a CDS encoding mandelate racemase/muconate lactonizing enzyme family protein; the encoded protein is MKITSVESFRVAVPISEEERQKRYYNSSAITRIHTDEGIIGYGFEAVDVDAVSQLLVGEDPFQIEQHLEAGLNKWFGAENALWDIVGKAAGLPLHKLMGSYRDEIPLYLTCVWPGAADQTDVTPQQQAEDVLRYSEQGWKAVKIRIFRPDLMEDVEAIRLIRERIGGPDKMEVMVDRTGQYSGSTWDYDTALRAARALEEVDTTWLEEPFTRGDIHLHARLRAETDIAITGGEHQPEEVYRGYVQGEAFDIVQPHCANLITTLKKVASMSELFGMECIFHGSHGMDLIYSLQVAATIRTCRMQELVYTTPPIRPEEAWSPLNKLVKGDALYTVRDWE